A window of Candidatus Lokiarchaeota archaeon contains these coding sequences:
- a CDS encoding SDR family oxidoreductase, which produces MNLGLQDKHIMVTGASGGIGKQTLKAFLGEGTKVTATYHTNRETLEELHERKPNRVALIQVNVADEDSVMNLFAEAESQFGRIDVLVANAGIAHGPAQIHEISLEQWQETMSVNLTGVFLCAKHFFRNLKRHPDDSASLILVGSTAGLFGEAKYADYASSKAAMHGLMMSLKNEIVQLAPHGRVNLVNPGWTMTPMAESTLQDPEIMTRILQTIPMQKVATPSDIANVMVMLASDVMAGHISGETITVAGGMEGRVLFDRDDIEIS; this is translated from the coding sequence ATGAACTTGGGTCTTCAAGATAAACATATCATGGTGACTGGTGCTTCCGGCGGAATCGGCAAACAAACTCTCAAAGCGTTTCTCGGTGAAGGTACCAAAGTAACAGCCACGTATCACACGAACCGCGAAACATTAGAAGAGTTACATGAAAGGAAACCAAACAGAGTCGCTCTTATACAAGTCAATGTTGCAGATGAAGATTCTGTAATGAATCTCTTTGCTGAAGCAGAGTCCCAGTTTGGGCGAATAGATGTCTTAGTTGCCAATGCGGGTATTGCTCATGGTCCTGCGCAGATCCATGAGATATCACTTGAGCAATGGCAAGAAACCATGAGTGTCAATCTTACAGGCGTTTTTCTTTGTGCGAAACATTTCTTCAGGAATCTCAAGAGACATCCAGACGATTCGGCTTCGCTCATTTTAGTGGGATCGACAGCAGGGCTCTTTGGTGAAGCCAAATATGCGGACTATGCATCCTCAAAGGCAGCAATGCACGGATTGATGATGAGCTTGAAGAACGAAATCGTGCAGCTGGCTCCACATGGGAGAGTTAACCTTGTGAATCCTGGATGGACCATGACACCCATGGCGGAATCAACTCTACAGGATCCTGAAATTATGACAAGAATACTGCAGACTATCCCAATGCAGAAGGTTGCAACACCTTCAGATATTGCAAATGTTATGGTGATGCTAGCCTCGGATGTAATGGCCGGACACATAAGTGGAGAAACCATAACAGTTGCAGGGGGAATGGAGGGCCGGGTTCTTTTCGACCGGGATGACATAGAAATTAGTTGA